From the genome of Labeo rohita strain BAU-BD-2019 chromosome 12, IGBB_LRoh.1.0, whole genome shotgun sequence:
agaaataaaataaacatttaaataatattttaagaaaaatgttaaagtataaaatgtcaaagacataacaataataaaaaaatatttaataaatcattcataaaaccaaaaattgaTCATGTACAAACATATGTATTGTTTTGGTCACCAGAAATTCTAagtaataaattgtataaaattataacaTATAAAACACATAGTAATTTGGCCCGGACAGGCACAGCTATAGCTTTATACAGCTATTCtttggaaaatattttattccaaACATCTTACATGGGCTCCAGGTTGCCAGCGCATTAGACCCCTGCGTTGTGTTGCGAGGATGTTGCCTGCGTGTACAAAGTTGccttaaaaatagaaaagacaAAACGTCTGTTATAATGCAAGTTAATGAAGGATGAAACAGACTAGCCACTGTAAAAGTACACAATAGTCAAAAAAGTACCATCTTGTTTTTTGTATCCATATCTTCGGCCAGCACTCTTCCCTCCTAGGTTTTTGCTGCTTCCTCCTGATTTCTTTGAAGCAAATCTTGCCAGTACAACAGCAGGTGTCTGACTGAACAGAATGCCTGCAAAGACCAGATAAACAGAGAAATCATTACCTGCAACACATTAGATGATGTTTAATCGTTCCTTCATGTCGTCACAGACATCAGTTTAATATAATCCTCATATAACATGATCCTTAACTATCTGCATTAccatttacaaaatgtaacaataaGCCAAATCAGTCAACTCATCACAGTTTAAATGCTGTTGATGCTGCTGTCTACATTTAACACATGCTCACTGTGCTGTCAGGGAAAGGTGGCTTAGCACGCTACTACAATCTCGCAGTCATTACAAAAGGCTGAAACGGCTCAGTTATTTCACAAACGCACCATTATTCAATTCTGACTTGCACTGTACATAATACAATccaaaaaagtcataaaatctGACTTTACTTACACACTCTAGATTGCAGCATCAAGGACGCGAGCGCCGCCATCTTGAATGACGTAAGTGTGACGCAGCTGGCGCGCTCCCGTGATTCAACAGAACCCGCGAACTACAGAATTTGACTGGCGtgagtaaaaagaaaaatgtgtatttgaTGTATATTGTTTATGTACCGCTGCAACAAAGGAGTTGTGAGCATGCTGAGTTACATTAGCATTTGTATCTTGATATTTGATGTTGTCTGGAAGCTGGaaacatttgttgttttctctttccgtgtgtgtgtgcaaatgtaaataatagCTTCCTAACAGTCACACAGGACGGTTCTTGTTTGTGGTTGTGACTGAATATTGCGAAATCAGCACTGTTTCTCTTAACCGAATATTAGTTATGTTTCAACAgcatattaatgtaaaattgcTTTATGAAAGTAACAACGTTTTCCTACGTAACGTCACAGTGATTGTACAGTGTTTAAACTTGCTAGCTTAAACAGCGGTTTTAAACTGTGGTATCCACCGCTGTAAAGAGAGAAGTTGCCAGGAAATcctataataattatgattttacaGTAGTAGGCTAATATATTTTCTAGCTATGGATCTCTAGATCTGTGATTATATTAAACGTTGTCAATTCTGCTGATTTAAACAAGCTACCTAGCTTTCTGACAGATCAGATGAGATTTTGttgaaactataaaaaaaaagtattgtagtGTTGAAAACATCAGTTACATATACACTAActtacaagtcaaaagtttttgaacttcgtgtgttttttttaaagaagtatcttctgctcaccaagcctgcatttatttggtccaatACAGCAGGAgtagtaatactgtgaaattatattttaactctttaaaatatttttactctttaaaataactgttttctgtttgaatatatttgtgatcctggaccacaaaaccagtcttaagtcgctggggtttatttgtagcaatagccaaaaatacattgtatgggtcaaaattattgatttttcttttatggcaaaaatcattaggaaattaagtaaagatcatgttccattaagatattttgtaaaattc
Proteins encoded in this window:
- the mrpl27 gene encoding 39S ribosomal protein L27, mitochondrial codes for the protein MAALASLMLQSRVCILFSQTPAVVLARFASKKSGGSSKNLGGKSAGRRYGYKKQDGNFVHAGNILATQRRGLMRWQPGAHVGIGTNKTLYALEDGIVRFTKEVYVPLPRSAEARDVIPKLPKGAVLYKTFINVIPSKQENTFKLVDMV